The Scyliorhinus torazame isolate Kashiwa2021f unplaced genomic scaffold, sScyTor2.1 scaffold_1584, whole genome shotgun sequence DNA window ggaggatgggaattgtaggggctggaggaggttacagagatagggagggagggagggatttgaacaggaggatgagaatttgtaggagctggaggaggttacagaaatagggagggagggagggatttgaacaggaggatgggaattgtaggagctggaggaggttacagaaatagggagggcgggggcgagggagggatttgaacaggaggatgagaattgtaggggctgaggaggttacagagatagggagggagggatttgaacaggaggatgggaattgtcggggctggaggaggttacagggatagggagggaggatttgaacaggaggatgggaattgtaggggctggaggatattacagagatagggagggaggggggtgagggagggatttgaacaggaggatgagaattgtaggggctggaggaggttacagagataggaagggagggagggatttgaacaggaggatgggaattgtcggggctggaggaggttacagagatagggagggagggagggatttgaacaggaggatgggaattgtaggggctggaggaggttacagagatagggagggagggagggatttgaacaggaggatgagaattgtaggagctggaggaggttacagagatagggagggagggggcgagggagggatttgaacaggaggatgggaattgtaggggctggaggaggttacagagatagggatggagggagcgagggagggatttgaacaggaggatgaggattgtaggggctggaggaggttacagagatagggagggagggagggatttgaacaggaggatgagaattgtaggggctggaggaggttacagagataggaagggagggagggatttgaacaggaggatgggaattgtcggggctggaggaggttacagggatagggagggagggatttgaacaggaggatgggaattgtcggggctggaggaggttacagagatagggatggagggagcgagggagggatttgaacaggaggatgaggattgtaggggctggaggaggttacagagatagggagggagggagggatttgaacaggaggatgagaattgtaggggctggaggaggttacagagataggaagggagggagggatttgaacaggaggatgggaattgtcggggctggaggaggttacagggatagggagggagggatttgaacaggaggatgggaattgtcggggctggaggaggttacagagataggaagggagggagggatttgaacaggaggatgggaattgtcggggctggaggaggttacagagatacggagggagggagggatttgaacaggaggatgggaattgtaggggctggaggaggttacagagatggggagggagggagggatttgaacaggaggatgggaattgtaggggctggaggaggttacagagatagggagggcgagggagggatttgaacaggaggatgggaattgtaggggccggaggaggttacagagatagggagggagggagggatttgaacaggaggatgggaattgtagggactggaggaggttacagagatagggagggagggggcgagggagggatttgaacaggaggatgagaattgtaggggctggaggaggttacagagatagggagggagggagggatttgaacaggaggatgggaattgtcggggctggaggaggttacagagatagggagggagggatttgaacaggaggatgagaattgtaggggctggaggaggttacagggatagggagggagggagcgcctCGGGACCCTCTCACGCCCTCGCCTGCAGTCGCCGCCTGCCTGcccgtgctgtcccactctctcgctcGAAGTCTCCCTCACCTCTTTCAGGTAGAACACCAGGATGTACTTGACGGTGTTGAGAAGCGGGAGTAGCGGAGAGTAGAAACATCCGACCCAGCAAACCGTTTGCCCGTAGACAAGTTCCAGAACGTTCTGCGGCAGGAGGAACTCCTGTTCGCCCCACAACTGTACAGCTTTCCAGGAGGAATATTGGACCAGAATCCTGGAGGAGACAGGAGGAGGAGAACGGtcagacacaggaacaggaggaggcccattcagcccctcgagcctgttacacaggaacaggaggaggcccattcagcccctcgagcctgttacacaggaacaggaggaggcccattcagcccctcgagtctgttacacagggacaggaggcggcccattcagcccctcgagcctgttacacaggaacaggaggaggcccattcagcccctcgagtctgttacacaggaacaggaggaggcccattcagcccctcgagtctgttacacaggaacaggaggaggcccattcagccccctccgtgagcctgttacacaggaacagcaggaggcccattcagcccctcgagtctgttacacaggaacaggaggtgccccattcagcccctcgagtctgttacacaggaacaggaggaggcccattcagccccctcctcgagcctgttacacaggaacaggaggagcccattcagccccctcctcgagcctgttacacaggaacaggaggaggcccattcagcccctcctcgagcctgttacacaggaacaggaggaggctcattcagccccctcctcgagcctgttacacaggaacaggaggcggcccattcagccccctcctcgagtctgttacacaggaacaggaggaggcccattcagcccctcctcgagcctgttacacaggaacaggaggaggcccattcagccccctcctcgagtctgttacacaggaaaaggaggaggcccattcagccccctcctcgagcctgttacacaggaacaggaggaggcccattcagccccctcctcgagcctgttacacaggaacaggaggaggcccattcagccccctcctcgagcctgttacacaggaacaggaggaggcccattcagccccctcctcgagcctgtcacacaggaacaggaggaggcccattcagcccctcgagtctgttacacaggaacaggaggaggcccattcagccccctccgtgagcctgttacacaggaacaggaggaggcccattcagccccctcctggagcctgttacacaggaacaggaggaggcccattcagcccctcctcgagcttgttacacaggaacaggaggaggcccattcagcccctcctcgagcctgttacacaggaacaggaggaggcccattcagccccctcctcgagcctgtcacactggaacaggaggaggcccattcagccccctcctcgagcctcttacacaggaacaggaggaggcccattcagcccctcgagcctgttacacaggaacaggaggaggcccattcagcccctcgagcctgttacacaggaacaggaggggctcTGTTGGTCAGCTCCCTCGCACCCCTACCAGCTGACGGCCTGTGGAATCTTACTTTCTCGGGAAGTCGATCAGGATCATGATGGAAACCACGATGAGCAGATCAAAGATCATTAGTTTGTACATCTCCTGCCCGATCTTTGTCTCCCAGCACTGTGgacaagagggagagagggagaggtttaatCGCCAGGGAAAAAACGACAATATACTCATACACGCAAATGCTCCCACATGCACGGACCCCAATCCTGTGGACAAGGAAAGATCTAGACAGGGGGCAAGTTacgttcatgccacacaagtgccaggcaatgaccatctcctacaagagaggatctaaccatcgccctcccttgatattcaatggaatTATCATCGATGAATCCCTAACCACCACCGAaagtctgggggttaccattgatgagaacCTAAACTGGGCCCAGCCATGTAAATCCTGCGGCCAGCAGAGCGGGTCAGAGGCTGGGACTCCTGCGGACAGTAACTCACCACCTGtgaccccccccacttcccccacagcCTGTCCGCCACCCAcacggacacaagtcaggagtgtaccgggactcactctcccactcacccgGATGAGCGCGACTCCCgacgacactcgagaagctcgacaccgtccCGGACgagcccctccccaccctccgctcgACGGAGAGgcaaaccccacccccctcccccgcccgccttCGTCatctgctccctccacccccgacgcaCAGCAGGAGCCGTGTGTACAGTCTTCAAGACGTACCGCAGTTACTCGCTCCTCAGAGAGCgcattccaaacccgccacctctacccccTAGTGGGACAAGGGGGGGCAGCTGATGCAGAGGGAGACTCACTGCCTGAGAGTTcctaatagccttgaatgttgtaaatctacactcgatctacactcgatcaacagccttgaatgttgtaaatctacacaatctacactcggtcaacagccttgaatgttgtaaatctacactcgatctacacttggtccatagccttgaatgttgtaaatctacactcgatctacactcgatcaacagccttgaatgttgtaaatctacacaatctacactcggtcaacagccttgaatgttataaatTTACACtcaatctacacttggtccatagccttgaatgttgtaaatctacactcgatctacacttggtcaatagccttgaatgttgtaaatctacactcgatatacacttggtcaacagccttgaatgttgtaaatctacactcgatatacacttggtcaacagccttgaatgttgtaaatctacacaatctacacttggtcaacagccttgaatgttgtaaatctacactcgatctacacttggtcaacagccttgaatgttgtaaatctacactcgatctacacttggtcaataaccttgaatgttgtaaatctacactcgatctacactcggtcaatagccttgaatgttgtaaatctacactcgatctacacttggtcaatagccttgaatgttgtaaatctacactcgatctacacttggtcaatagccttgaatgttgtaaatctacactcgatctacacttggtcaataatcttgaatgttgtaaatctacactcaatctacacttggtcaataaccttgaatgttgtaaatctacactcgatctacacttggtcaacagccttgaatgttctaaatctacacttggtcaatacccttgaatgttgtgaatctacacaatctacactt harbors:
- the LOC140407549 gene encoding transmembrane channel-like protein 7, which translates into the protein TDLQEEFLRQATARRTRWQRLRTVLTRVLVNALILLVIGAAFYCIYRATEFSQARSKVTGIAGLLVQYLPSIVITLANLVTPLIFNQLVRLERYPPAMEIKLSLFRLVFLKLASLGVLLYSLWAQVTCDGEMLSAAACRRCGYNQEQYQCWETKIGQEMYKLMIFDLLIVVSIMILIDFPRKILVQYSSWKAVQLWGEQEFLLPQNVLELVYGQTVCWVGCFYSPLLPLLNTVKYILVFYLKEVRETSSERVGQHGQAGGDCRRGRERVPRRSLPPYPCNLLQPLQFSSSCSNPSLPISVTSSSPDNSHPPVQIPPSLPISVTSSSPYNSHPPVQIPPSPPPSLSL